A stretch of Babesia bigemina genome assembly Bbig001, chromosome : III DNA encodes these proteins:
- a CDS encoding WD domain, G-beta repeat containing protein, putative → MAHQLSLVSIYDSTTSSVNAVAFSPCGQYIAAARQPFAVEIYNVETRVHITSLRESDEHAAIRTIIWIPKTDGLVGKTLSGYRIITIGLHAVITDWDLELLLPVRSCCSYGGAIFSAALTQCGTRVLIACDDGRVRAFRLWSSDDRHTRDPELEFDKVYACHTKSILSVCALPDGSFFCGTADAIIFRHGPSSEAPATKIKVPGLKKQGPPVSKKRKTGNADSEAEAEAETDAAAEENRLANTADDQQEPQIWALVFIEKHQMLASGDSAGNVILWDVKTCTMHKMFTQHCADVLCLAVGADGDTLFSGGVDTQITVYAYNERNYLKQNAPAGWSANGVKYYHKGDVRCFAVHPNDDRIVSSGSDGILTISRGLKHQNNKRCRTNLILLNIPSWVGSPVVMSKDKTLALCRYRDHCDLWYVPRESPDDTEMPYKLAAIKLKREGGQIVAAQLSPDASVMAIANQKHMRLLRFCAENLEIRSSDQQVQEMIVHAMHFVSNTELLLSHLEKGDTKFRLSRFNVETGEMRQLQHHISDPIIKIDVARFNLDEKLQRRLITLYSLEGFVYLLDLETETIHELPRFENGYRVVSTCASPDFKYLAVFSKGSLYYFYNVEMRTIIAYDGETIHRVPNRICNSNVQIYNAIWYNKDQLNRIFIQTSNNLYAIKIEEELFGVEGKSNREKPATENARINTRQKIYIGPRKFSDAPCIKKYLHQPPALFRASLQHLKQLKSAEPEDDAEVAQQPLAIGRYLGINKSKFLVHMELTAAEGGLKIIAFYMAPPHNSIFHRKRYGT, encoded by the exons ATGGCTCACCAACTCTCGCTGGTGAGCATCTACGACTCCACCACCTCCAGCGTGAACGCCGTAGCGTTCTCGCCATGCGGGCAGTACATCGCGGCGGCAAGGCAACCCTTCGCTGTCGAGATTTACAACGTCGAAACCAGAGTGCATATAACG TCGCTACGCGAGTCGGACGAGCACGCGGCGATACGAACGATCATCTGGATACCCAAGACTGACGGCTTGGTCGGGAAAACCCTCAGCGGGTACCGAATTATCACCATTGGCTTGCACGCCGTCATCACCGACTGGGACCTGGAGCTTCTCCTGCCAGTG AGGTCGTGTTGTTCCTACGGAGGAGCCATATTCTCGGCTGCGCTGACGCAGTGTGGTACAAGGGTCCTTATCGCATGTGACGATGGAAGAGTCCGGGCATTCCGGCTCTGGAGCTCAGACGACAGGCACACCAGGGACCCGGAACTTGAATTCGATAAGGTGTACGCCTGTCACACCAAGAGCATACTGAGCGTGTGCGCGCTACCTGATGGGTCGTTCTTCTGCGGGACTGCGGATGCCATCATCTTCAGGCATGGCCCGTCTTCCGAGGCGCCGGCCACCAAAATAAAGGTGCCGGGGCTGAAGAAGCAGGGGCCCCCTGTCTCCAAAAAGAGGAAGACGGGCAATGCAGATTCCGAAGCAGAAGCGGAAGCGGAGACGGATGCTGCTGCCGAGGAGAACCGGCTAGCGAACACCGCAGACGACCAACAGGAGCCGCAAATATGGGCGCTGGTGTTCATAGAGAAGCACCAGATGCTAGCCAGTGGGGATTCCGCCGGCAACGTTATCCTATGGGATGTGAAGACCTGCACTATGCACAAAATGTTCACGCAACACTGTGCTGACGTGCTGTGTCTGGCCGTCGGTGCCGACGGCGACACGCTCttctccggcggcgtggaCACGCAAATTACGGTCTACGCCTACAACGAGAGGAACTACCTGAAGCAGAATGCCCCTGCCGGGTGGAGTGCCAACGGGGTCAAGTATTACCACAAGGGCGACGTGAGGTGCTTCGCAGTGCACCCGAACGACGACCGGATAGTTAgcagcggcagcgacggcaTACTCACCATATCCAGAGGGCTCAAGCACCAGAACAACAAGAGGTGCAGGACCAACCTCATACTGCTCAACATCCCGAGCTGGGTGGGCTCGCCAGTGGTCATGAGCAAGGACAAGACGCTGGCGCTGTGCCGGTACCGGGACCACTGCGACCTGTGGTACGTGCCCAGGGAGTCGCCGGATGATACCGAAATGCCGTACAAGCTAGCCGCCATCAAACTCAAGCGGGAGGGAGGGCAAATCGTCGCGGCGCAATTGTCGCCGGACGCAAGTGTAATGGCAATCGCCAACCAAAAGCATATGCGGTTACTACGATTTTGTGCCGAAAATCTGGAAATAAGGTCCAGTGACCAACAGGTGCAAGAAATGATTGTCCACGCGATGCATTTCGTGTCCAACACCGAACTACTACTGTCGCACCTCGAAAAGGGTGACACCAAGTTCCGCCTGTCAAGGTTCAATGTCGAAACCGGGGAGATGCGCCAATTGCAGCACCACATCAGCGACCCCATCATAAAGATCGACGTTGCGCGATTCAACCTCGACGAGAAGCTGCAACGCAGACTGATCACGTTGTACAGCCTGGAGGGGTTCGTGTACCTCCTCGACCTGGAAACCGAGACGATACACGAGCTGCCCAGGTTTGAAAACGGATACAGGGTGGTATCCACCTGTGCGAGCCCCGATTTCAAGTACCTCGCGGTATTTTCCAAGGGCTCGCTCTACTACTTCTACAACGTGGAAATGCgcaccatcatcgcataCGACGGCGAGACCATACACAGGGTCCCGAATAGGATCTGCAACAGCAACGTGCAGATATACAACGCAATTTGGTACAATAAGGACCAGCTGAATCGCATCTTCATTCAGACTTCCAACAACCTGTACGCCATAAAAATCGAGGAGGAGCTGTTCGGCGTCGAGGGGAAATCGAACCGGGAAAAGCCGGCGACCGAAAACGCCAGGATTAACACGCGACAGAAGATTTACATCGGGCCGAGGAAATTTAGTGACGCACCCTGTATCAAGAAGTACCTGCACCAACCACCGGCGCTGTTCAGGGCGTCGCTCCAGCACCTGAAGCAGCTCAAGAGCGCGGAACCGGAGGACGATGCTGAAGTGGCACAGCAGCCTCTGGCGATCGGGAGGTACCTGGGGATCAACAAGTCGAAGTTCCTGGTGCACATGGAACTGACGGCCGCCGAAGGGGGCCTGAAGATTATCGCCTTCTACATGGCGCCGCCGCACAATAGCATATTCCACAGGAAACGATACGGAACGTGA
- a CDS encoding Autophagy-related protein 8, with protein sequence MADRSETDSPDSLAERQFEIANLRARFHNRIPVICIAKKFSTLHIDKSKFLVPANMMYAEFKYILQKHLVTENIEKPEYVGKNAALYLYVGGIIPMAQALMGELFQKHRSEEGVLYMTYANENTLG encoded by the exons ATGGCAGATAGAAGCGAGACTGATTCTCCTGACTCGTTAG CTGAACGTCAGTTTGAGATCGCAAACCTCCGCGCGCGCTTTCACAATCGCATCCCCGTTATCTGCATCGCTAAAAAGTTCAGCACGCTCCACATTGACAAGTCCAA GTTTCTGGTGCCGGCCAACATGATGTATGCCGAGTTCAAGTACATCTTGCAGAAGCACCTGGTCACCGAGAACATCGAAAAGCCCGAGTACGTTGGGAAGAACGCAGCTCTGTACCTCTACGTGGGAGGGATAATCCCGATGGCGCAGGCGCTGATGGGCGAGCTGTTCCAGAAGCACCGCTCGGAGGAGGGTGTCCTCTACATGACCTACGCTAACGAGAACACGCTGGGCTGA
- a CDS encoding tRNA methyl transferase family protein, putative: MFVAVVAFAALYIFPVCLSVSPSRLHIGVLGATEVGNRRRAAHNHAHRNIKSQFAPLSSLQRCDGATVTGVRDHCAFLANSGAFCGKTIIRRAIDAYGDEGCLVEDPRDVGVDAPSTESIASTRERIKSLSEQLTGASDHRERVQILATHGASLFKGAPEPSVLREPPLSLSESKRFRMPDSGQVSSTSRNYILFPPPCEVDYNLVPGCVSSIYVAVYVDNHGVVHVDGTSDSLITKATLALILDSVELRHSTEVLGMQARDVGHESTLAGLGFMKRDGVGTILNHIKSEVRSQSDRLKIVNKPQRRISKRSAKRVAALLSGGVDSSVALWLLKSRGYDVEAFYLKVWGVEKAEDTGNCEWATDVDHAMNVCSTLDVPLHILPFQDLYHEQVLRPYVEGTRLGETPNPDICCNEFIKFGAFADYATRWGFSHVASGHYASVVEDVSKIDHPSCGPDATPKSCGERITRLQLCKDLKKDQTYFLSRLTQRQLQQVIFPLCRLLKVEVRAIARTLGFTNHARKDSVGLCFLGKVDVHSFLAERLGQMPGPIVDCDSGECIGEHPGLYHFTVGQREGIAEYLSSVRETHRARYVVRKDVATNTLYVTSSYHCGRYVTEGGVRRRFEISDLTWTVPDYSRHITCEGVGAPILALKLRHSPSFSRGVIEFDDPKNPTRASVNLYRADVGVASGQYAAFYAGDECIGAGKMVASVI; encoded by the exons ATGTTTGTGGCGGTTGTAGCGTTCGCTGCGCTCTATATCTTCCCTGTTTGCCTGTCTGTTTCGCCATCGCGGTTACACATCGGCGTTTTGGGCGCTACGGAGGTTGGTAATAGGCGTAGAGCCGCTCATAATCATGCACATCGCAATATAAAATCGCAATTCGCGCCGTTGTCATCCTTGCAGAGGTGCGATGGCGCGACTGTTACGGGTGTGCGCGATCACTGCGCATTCCTGGCGAATTCGGGCGCCTTCTGCGGTAAAACTATAATTAGAAGAGCTATTGATGCCTATGGCGACGAAGGATGTTTAGTGGAAGATCCCCGTGATGTTGGAGTCGATGCACCGTCTACGGAATCCATCGCATCGACACGCGAACGGATAAAATCGTTAAGCGAGCAGCTTACTGGAGCGAGCGATCATCGCGAAAGGGTGCAGATACTGGCAACTCATGGCGCTAGCCTGTTCAAAGGAGCGCCGGAACCATCAGTATTGCGGGAGCCGCCACTGAGCTTGTCTGAGAGCAAGCGGTTTCGTATGCCTGATTCTGGGCAGGTGTCTAGCACCTCCCGCAACTATATCCTGTTCCCGCCTCCATGTGAGGTAGATTACAACCTGGTACCTGGCTGTGTGTCGTCTATTTATGTCGCTGTCTATGTGGACAACCACGGTGTGGTGCATGTGGACGGGACGTCTGACTCGCTCATAACCAAGGCAACCTTGGCGCTCATCCTCGATTCCGTGGAGCTTAGGCACTCTACTGAAGTGCTTGGCATGCAGGCGCGCGATGTCGGTCATGAGTCAACGCTCGCCGGCCTGGGTTTCATGAAACGCGACGGAGTGGGCACAATCTTGAACCACATAAAGTCCGAGGTGCGGTCGCAGTCTGATCGACTGAAGATCGTGAATAAACCGCAAAGGCGCATCAGTAAAAGGAGTGCTAAAAG GGTGGCGGCGTTGTTGAGCGGCGGGGTGGACTCGTCCGTGGCGTTGTGGCTGTTGAAGTCCCGCGGCTACGACGTGGAAGCGTTCTACCTGAAGGTCTGGGGCGTAGAGAAGGCCGAGGATACGG GAAACTGCGAATGGGCTACTGACGTCGACCACGCCATGAACGTGTGCTCTACGCTGGATGTACCGCTACATATACTACCGTTCCAGGACCTCTATCACGAGCAGGTACTACGCCCATACGTTGAGGGCACCCG ACTGGGCGAGACCCCGAATCCCGACATTTGCTGCAACGAGTTCATAAAGTTCGGGGCGTTTGCAGACTATGCTACGCGATGGGGCTTTAGTCACGTCGCCTCAGGCCACTACGCGTCCGTGGTTGAAGACGTGTCTAAAATCGACCATCCGAGCTGCGGTCCTGACGCCACACCCAAATCATGCGGCGAACGCATCACTCGACTGCAGCTATGCAAGGATCTCAAGAAGGACCAGACGTACTTTCTCAGCCGCTTGACCCAACGTCAGTTGCAGCAGGTCATCTTCCCTCTCTGTCGGCTGCTTAAGGTCGAG GTGAGAGCGATCGCCCGCACGCTAGGATTCACGAACCACGCCCGCAAAGACTCAGTGGGCCTCTGCTTTTTAGGCAAGGTGGACGTCCACTCGTTCCTGGCCGAGCGCCTGGGTCAGATGCCAGGGCCCATAGTGGACTGCGATAGCGGTGAATGCATCGGAGAACACCCGGGCTTGTACCACTTCACGGTGGGTCAGCGGGAGGGCATTGCAGAGTACCTAAGTTCGGTGCGCGAGACCCACCGCGCCCGGTACGTGGTCCGTAAGGACGTGGCGACGAATACGTTGTACGTAACCTCGAGCTATCACTGCGGAAGGTACGTGACAGAAGGCGGCGTGCGGCGCCGTTTCGAGATAAGCGATTTGACGTGGACGGTGCCAGACTATTCGAGGCACATTACATGCGAAG GCGTAGGTGCACCCATATTGGCCCTGAAGCTGCGCCACTCTCCGTCGTTTTCACGGGGCGTTATCGAGTTCGACGATCCCAAGAATCCTACCCGCGCGTCGGTCAACCTTTACCGCGCAGACGTTGGAGTAGCGAGCGGCCAGTACGCCGCATTTTATGCAGGCGACGAGTGCATCGGTGCGGGAAAGATGGTGGCTAGTGTGATCTAA
- a CDS encoding membrane protein, putative, which produces MDNERSSRRAYWAKIAILALLAGALVGGVAYLIVHFTKSDSPMDSDTVSAFDNSDPGSEVVPMPLAEQPEGHERLRDKSDHPIQDADMLPVIEKADGPVPGRDQAPGKNGPQQPARAGFPRERRASNPQPDVPNVPDQDPYDHHMGIVETRIPIISEHVRGQTSVTTLEDVTKDLRLTNLHKGKRCIKFNPEQRPDNSKVRTIANGNIYSAFEPKAPDALFCTVVTNNGQTVVMVNSDVVKTYVVLEKTRYGNIISLFTLDSKSIPSVTQLVKPKGASSYCLNDNYWGLMRSIYELNG; this is translated from the coding sequence ATGGACAATGAAAGGTCGTCACGTCGCGCGTACTGGGCCAAGATAGCGATCCTCGCATTATTAGCGGGAGCCTTAGTAGGCGGTGTAGCCTATCTCATTGTACATTTCACTAAAAGTGACTCTCCAATGGACTCGGATACTGTCAGCGCATTTGACAACAGCGACCCTGGCTCTGAAGTCGTACCCATGCCACTTGCTGAACAACCTGAAGGTCACGAACGGCTTCGAGACAAATCAGACCATCCCATACAAGATGCAGATATGCTTCCAGTCATAGAGAAGGCTGACGGTCCGGTACCTGGAAGGGATCAAGCGCCCGGGAAAAATGGTCCTCAACAGCCTGCTAGAGCCGGCTTCCCGCGAGAAAGAAGAGCTTCTAACCCGCAACCGGACGTACCTAATGTTCCAGATCAAGATCCATATGATCACCATATGGGCATAGTAGAAACGAGGATCCCTATTATTAGCGAACACGTGAGAGGCCAAACTAGTGTCACCACCCTGGAAGACGTCACCAAGGATCTGCGTCTGACAAATTTGCACAAAGGAAAACGTTGTATCAAATTCAATCCCGAACAAAGACCCGATAACTCCAAGGTAAGAACGATCGCCAATGGAAATATCTATTCGGCCTTCGAACCCAAAGCGCCGGATGCATTGTTCTGCACCGTGGTTACTAATAACGGGCAAACTGTGGTGATGGTGAATTCTGATGTTGTGAAGACCTACGTTGTGCTTGAGAAAACTCGCTATGGAAACATAATCTCGCTTTTCACACTTGACTCCAAGAGCATACCGTCGGTGACCCAACTGGTGAAACCTAAAGGTGCGTCAAGCTACTGCCTGAACGATAACTACTGGGGTCTCATGAGGAGCATCTACGAACTAAATGGATAG
- a CDS encoding diphthamide biosynthesis protein 2-related domain containing protein, putative, with protein sequence MDLNVVDSAPSGNKETAAEADFMDQIVKKALPSNYNFEIAKSVAKVRQLRAKKVALQMPEGLLSWGCEIADILKFFCESIDEVIIMADVTYGACCIDDITAQAIGCDLIIHYGHSCLVPVTSVTVQCLYVFVEINFSPHYLAKAITQVLKPQDKVFLMGTIQYSNVLREAAAIIDETGHFSNKVIVPQVAPLLPGEVLGCTSPVLHGCEFKRNERATSIVNGGDCACRSNTDAGSRCCMEPPAAANGGHASADAHLNANGQSDPAIVDHSGEGGERTIVFVADGRFHLESALIQNPGIRAYRFDPFNKTISEESYDLDTLHSTRGDAIQRAKSAKSVCLVLSMLGRQGNINILKNLTKMLETAQIEYHIRLLSEITLDKLAQLDVDAYIQIGCPRLSIDWGAGFGKPLLNPYEAYVAYNKEVYKSTYPMDYYSNAGGQWSNYTANRKGAPPVDSKEAIRRMLQQRARAKHIEYSQ encoded by the coding sequence ATGGATCTAAACGTAGTGGATTCTGCCCCTTCGGGCAATAAGGAGACGGCTGCGGAGGCCGACTTCATGGACCAGATTGTGAAGAAGGCACTGCCGTCGAACTACAACTTCGAAATCGCAAAGAGCGTCGCCAAGGTGCGACAGCTACGCGCAAAAAAGGTTGCGCTACAGATGCCCGAGGGGCTGCTCTCCTGGGGGTGCGAGATCGCGGACATACTCAAGTTCTTCTGCGAGTCTATAGACGAGGTCATTATCATGGCGGACGTGACCTACGGCGCCTGCTGCATCGACGACATCACCGCGCAGGCCATCGGCTGCGACCTCATCATACACTACGGCCACTCGTGCCTCGTGCCAGTCACCTCGGTCACCGTGCAGTGCCTCTACGTGTTCGTCGAAATCAACTTCTCGCCGCACTACCTCGCCAAGGCGATCACGCAGGTGTTGAAGCCGCAGGACAAGGTATTTCTCATGGGGACCATACAGTACTCGAACGTGCTGCGCGAGGCGGCGGCCATCATCGACGAAACTGGGCACTTCAGCAACAAGGTGATTGTGCCGCAGGTGGCCCCGCTGCTACCGGGTGAGGTGCTGGGATGCACGTCGCCGGTGCTGCACGGTTGCGAGTTCAAGCGAAATGAGAGGGCCACATCTATTGTCAACGGTGGGGACTGCGCCTGTCGGAGCAACACGGATGCTGGCAGCCGCTGTTGCATGGAGccgccagcagcggcaaACGGTGGTCACGCTTCCGCCGATGCGCATCTCAATGCTAACGGCCAATCGGATCCGGCGATCGTGGATCATTCGGGCGAAGGGGGCGAACGAACGATAGTGTTCGTCGCCGATGGCAGGTTTCACCTGGAGAGCGCCCTGATACAGAACCCTGGCATACGTGCGTACCGCTTCGACCCGTTCAACAAAACGATATCGGAGGAGTCATACGACCTCGACACTCTGCACTCGACGAGGGGCGACGCAATACAAAGGGCGAAGAGCGCGAAGTCGGTGTGTCTGGTGCTCAGCATGCTCGGCCGCCAGGGAAACATCAACATCCTCAAAAATCTcaccaagatgctggagACGGCCCAAATCGAGTACCACATCAGACTGCTTTCGGAGATCACACTGGACAAGTTGGCGCAGCTCGACGTGGACGCGTACATACAGATCGGGTGCCCCAGGCTGTCGATCGACTGGGGTGCAGGGTTCGGGAAACCGCTGCTGAACCCGTACGAAGCGTACGTCGCGTACAACAAGGAGGTTTACAAGAGCACATATCCCATGGATTACTACTCCAACGCGGGAGGGCAGTGGTCTAACTACACGGCGAACCGGAAGGGTGCGCCCCCTGTCGACAGCAAGGAGGCCATACGGCggatgctgcagcagcgagcACGTGCTAAACACATAGAGTACTCGCAGTAG
- a CDS encoding SET domain containing protein, putative, producing MRESGVCIKYPLEETTNVTRYSWFERSNLVAYEPGMRRRVSPKTSAWLSVSVAHQSKSQDVKSDGTGVSPGLSAVHREESSPVKDATSEDRYSVDDDGEGDCDLGSKPANSNLPTVLVEHRWSFLFPRSSRLGKPLSTPLFKQQVAGFGALGTSFSHSAPLRPVDGMTRGVRNEEGSSSTDGDTESSEHKVTTVQEAFNSPAFGGRSSVLRCLIMDLEMRYISRTQMNYAFHLSAIAERVIHQGVYHLANFSRRWNPVIINEPIDTYGMLRLLRLLKDVVTDDMREQEGQYDDNEDVADDVDGEPPRKFPKVSEDTGIESRMFSTGVSENVATESGDDVKDEVEGGQPFSKIRPIDAICADPLNPSTLREIYSSLIASYGGLVEDDVYASVDFESSRVYNLIKKLVGIDCPDSLISGVLECIIRDSAVDGGERKTGDLLRRHVLIERRLVLFECPPQPPSSDVDAAQSSVYCDGTEAVERICLCCSKYAVCPTVFNEYIIFGGTPAIPLDMELGIWIFDSPFTRLKMRDVPVVYHQQVQYSTRKYITIADLNDAILSTRVLNLRMEFCGRGDWVFDDGTLPLNETDKSRTIYGKVVSADDLMQLEFSGTVNQIAKKFFVLQKAFLSTGKEGTSRLIFMDPYASIDASICEDKDYVDHLVDLLTVMYKESPGNFLASCNGYYYYEDGFLPESIDVQRLRNTLFNLESSHYRTAMLADIVADQKHVLGLSQKMPFLTKCKRVMIGKSRIHGYGLFAVDTINKGDLILEYAGVVISDHMADIREAIYDRLLCGSIYMFRLDLNHIIDSTFYGNCARFINHSCDPNTATTNFSYIDEDGFGAHVGIYASKVIPAGEEIYYNYRLSAGSANREVCHCGSYMCTGYMSLVK from the exons ATGCGTGAATCCGGTGTGTGTATAAAGTACCCCTTGGAGGAGACCACAAATGTGACGCGTTACTCGTGGTTCGAGCGCAGCAACCTCGTTGCGTATGAGCCCGGTATGCGCCGTCGAGTGTCGCCGAAGACCTCCGCGTGGCTATCTGTGAGTGTTGCGCACCAATCCAAGTCCCAAGATGTTAAAAGTGACGGGACGGGCGTGTCTCCGGGGCTCTCCGCCGTCCACCGCGAGGAGAGCTCCCCGGTCAAGGACGCCACCTCGGAGGACAGGTACAGCGtggacgatgacggcgaagGAGACTGTGACCTGGGCAGCAAGCCCGCGAATTCTAATCTGCCCACTGTTTTGGTGGAACACCGGTGGTCGTTCCTCTTCCCGAGGTCATCGCGTCTGGGCAAGCCTCTTTCCACCCCGTTGTTCAAACAGCAAGTCGCCGGCTTTGGCGCTCTGGGCACGTCGTTCTCCCACTCCGCTCCGCTAAGGCCAGTAGACGGGATGACTAGGGGTGTCAGGAACGAAGAGggctcctcctccacaGATGGCGATACCGAGTCGTCCGAACACAAGGTCACCACAGTACAGGAAGCATTCAATTCACCGGCATTCGGAGGCCGTTCTTCTGTCCTGCGCTGTCTCATAATGGACCTGGAGATGCGTTACATCTCTCGAACGCAGATGAACTACGCGTTCCACCTCTCGGCAATAGCTGAGCGCGTGATCCACCAAGGGGTGTACCACCTGGCCAACTTCAGCCGCCGCTGGAACCCCGTCATAATCAACGAGCCCATTGACACATACGGGATGCTCCGATTGCTGAGGCTACTGAAGGATGTCGTAACGGATGATATGAGGGAGCAGGAAGGGCAATACGACGACAACGAGGACGTCGCGGATGACGTGGATGGTGAGCCGCCACGCAAATTCCCCAAGGTCTCCGAAGACACCGGCATCGAATCGCGCATGTTCTCGACTGGAGTGTCCGAAAATGTTGCCACCGAAAGCGGAGACGATGTTAAGGACGAAGTGGAGGGAGGCCAGCCATTCTCCAAGATTCGACCTATAGATGCCATATGCGCTGATCCCCTTAATCCATCGACCCTCCGCGAGATCTACTCGTCGCTGATAGCGTCCTACGGCGGGTTGGTGGAAGATGACGTCTATGCTTCCGTTGATTTTGAAAGTAGCCGGGTTTACAATTTGATCAAAAAGCTGGTGGGTATCGACTGCCCCGATTCGCTCATTTCTGGCGTGTTGGAATGTATTATACGTGACTCTGCTGTGGATGGTGGTGAACGGAAGACGGGCGACTTGCTTAGACGCCACGTGCTAATTGAAAGGAGACTGGTGCTGTTCGAGTGCCCACCCCAGCCGCCTTCGTCTGATGTGGATGCAGCTCAGTCCTCCGTCTACTGCGACGGCACCGAAGCCGTTGAACGTATTTGCCTGTGCTGTTCGAAGTACGCAGTTTGTCCGACCGTTTTCAACGAGTACATCATCTTCGGAGGCACCCCGGCGATTCCCCTGGACATGGAGCTAG GTATCTGGATATTCGACTCCCCCTTCACACGCCTGAAGATGCGCGACGTGCCCGTTGTGTACCACCAGCAAGTGCAGTACTCCACGAGGAAATACATCACCATCGCCGACCTGAATGACGCTATCCTTTCCACCCGAGTCCTGAACTTGCGTATGGAGTTTTGCGGTCGTGGAGACTGGGTTTTCGATGACGGCACCCTTCCGTTGAACGAAACCGACAAGTCCCGCACCATCTACGGCAAGGTTGTGTCCGCAGACGACCTGATGCAGCTGGAATTCTCTGGAACCGTGAACCAGATCGCCAAGAAGTTTTTTGTTTTACAAAAGGCCTTCCTGTCTACAGGCAAGG AGGGTACATCCCGCCTCATCTTCATGGACCCCTACGCCAGCATCGACGCCAGCATCTGCGAGGACAAGGACTACGTGGACCACCTCGTCGACCTGCTGACGGTCATGTACAAGGAGAGCCCTGGGAACTTTTTGGCATCTTGCAACGGCTACTACTATTAC GAGGACGGGTTCCTGCCCGAGAGCATCgacgtgcagcggctgcGCAACACACTTTTCAACCTGGAGAGCAGCCACTACCGAACGGCCATGTTGGCCGACATCGTGGCGGACCAGAAGCACGTGCTCGGCCTGTCCCAGAAGATGCCGTTCCTGACCAAGTGCAAGCGGGTGATGATTGGCAAGTCACGCATCCACGGCTACGGGCTGTTCGCGGTCGACACGATCAACAAGGGCGACCTGATTCTGGAGTACGCCGGCGTGGTCATCTCCGACCACATGGCGGACATCCGCGAGGCGATATACGACCGGTTGCTGTGCGGCAGCATCTACATGTTCAGGCTGGACTTGAACCACATCATCGATTCCACCTTCTACGGAAACTGCGCGCGCTTCATCAACCACTCGTGCGACCCCAACACCGCCACTACCAACTTTAGCTacatcgacgaggacggCTTCGGCGCCCATGTCGGCATATACGCGTCGAAGGTGATTCCGGCTGGAGAGGAGATCTACTACAACTACCGGCTGTCCGCGGGCTCGGCCAACCGCGAGGTGTGCCACTGCGGCTCCTATATGTGCACGGGATACATGTCGCTGGTGAAGTAG
- a CDS encoding Sm domain containing protein, putative has translation MAGKNTRMQQWLQYRVRVTIKDGRKFVGTFIAFDKHMNIVLADCEEFRITRGKGPDKKKVEIKRTLGFIMMRGENIISFTAEAPPAAPMVPYAMGGPGKATPAGRGTPIGVPRPGQPGMPHLPPGAMPLQAPMRGLVGPAPMQMAPQQGPMGTMPPRPM, from the exons ATGGCGGGAAAGAACACGCGGATGCAGCAGTGGCTGCAGTACCGCGTGCGGGTGACCATCAAGGACGGACGGAAGTTCGTCGGCACCTTCATCGCCTTCGACAAGCACATGAACATCGTCCTGGCTGACTGCGAGGAGTTCAGAATCACCCGGGGCAAGGGCCCCGACAAGAAGAAGGTG GAGATCAAGCGCACGCTCGGATTCATCATGATGCGCGGCGAGAACATCATCTCATTCACGGCGGAGGCGCCACCAGCCGCACCCATGGTGCCGTACGCGATGGGAGGGCCCGGGAAGGCCACCCCCGCCGGCCGTGGCACGCCCATCGGAGTCCCGAGGCCTGGCCAGCCGGGCATGCCTCACCTCCCCCCGGGCGCGATGCCACTGCAGGCCCCCATGCGCGGCCTTGTGGGTCCTGCCCCGATGCAGATGGCCCCTCAGCAGGGCCCTATGGGCACGATGCCCCCGCGGCCCATGTAA